A genomic region of Polynucleobacter necessarius contains the following coding sequences:
- the ftsW gene encoding putative lipid II flippase FtsW, which yields MNLKDKLFPENRLGLNRFWDFSRGGIDNFRTGLRDAVSGVEQTRSRMMEYDQLLVWAVLSLMLIGLVMVYSASITLADGPKYANYSSNFFLIRHMISSAIAISVGIWAFKIPTKVWDRYSPVIFGFTVLLLIAVLIPGVGKGVNGAKRWIPLGLMNFQPSELMKFAAVIFAASYTVQRQEYLHSFVKGMLPMGIAVALVGGLLMAEPDMGAFVVVALIAFGILFLGGINAKLFGGLILVGLMSGATMIALSPFRRGRMLAFMDPWQVDNAANKGYQLTHSLMAFGRGEWFGTGLGGSVEKLHYLPEAHTDFIMAVIGEELGFVGVVVMIFLFYWIVRRAFLIGRTALQLDRSFAGLAAKGVAIWIGWQAFINMGVNLGLLPTKGLTLPLVSYGGSGILMNAVAVAMLLRIDFENRILMRGGQL from the coding sequence GGTATTGATAACTTCCGAACCGGCTTAAGGGATGCGGTTTCTGGTGTGGAGCAAACACGCTCTCGCATGATGGAGTACGACCAATTGCTTGTATGGGCAGTTTTATCTTTGATGCTCATTGGTCTGGTGATGGTGTATTCAGCCTCTATTACTTTGGCTGATGGCCCTAAATACGCTAATTACAGCAGCAACTTCTTCTTGATTCGCCACATGATTTCATCGGCGATTGCAATCAGCGTAGGAATATGGGCTTTTAAGATTCCTACGAAAGTATGGGATCGTTATTCTCCAGTGATTTTCGGGTTTACTGTTCTTTTATTAATTGCGGTGCTAATTCCTGGGGTTGGCAAAGGCGTGAATGGCGCTAAGCGTTGGATACCTTTGGGTTTAATGAACTTTCAGCCTTCTGAATTGATGAAATTTGCGGCAGTCATTTTTGCAGCAAGTTATACCGTGCAGCGCCAAGAATATTTGCACTCCTTTGTTAAGGGCATGCTTCCAATGGGAATTGCAGTTGCTCTAGTTGGTGGTCTCCTGATGGCTGAGCCTGATATGGGTGCATTTGTAGTGGTTGCCTTAATTGCCTTTGGCATTCTCTTTTTGGGCGGAATCAATGCAAAATTATTTGGTGGCTTGATTCTTGTCGGCTTGATGAGCGGTGCAACGATGATTGCGCTCTCTCCTTTCCGTCGTGGGCGCATGCTGGCTTTTATGGACCCATGGCAAGTTGATAACGCTGCGAATAAAGGCTATCAGTTAACACATTCGCTGATGGCATTTGGACGTGGCGAGTGGTTTGGTACTGGTCTGGGTGGAAGTGTAGAAAAATTACATTACCTACCAGAAGCTCATACAGACTTCATCATGGCCGTGATTGGTGAAGAGTTGGGTTTTGTGGGTGTGGTGGTGATGATTTTCTTGTTCTACTGGATCGTGCGACGCGCATTCCTGATTGGACGCACCGCCTTGCAGTTGGATCGAAGTTTTGCAGGCCTTGCTGCTAAAGGTGTGGCTATTTGGATTGGATGGCAGGCATTTATCAACATGGGCGTGAACCTAGGTCTCTTGCCTACTAAAGGGTTGACCTTGCCACTGGTTAGTTACGGTGGCTCTGGAATTTTGATGAATGCTGTTGCAGTTGCAATGTTGTTGCGAATCGATTTTGAAAATCGCATTCTCATGCGCGGAGGGCAGTTGTGA